The DNA segment GTCCGACACGTCCGTCGCTCTCGGTTTCGATGATACCGAACGATTCCATCCTGGGGTCCTTGCGCAGGAGCATCGTTGCGATTGCGCCGCTCGCACGGTGAACGCGCACGATCTCCGTGAGGTCGACGTCCACGATCGTATCCGAATTCATCGTGACGAAAGTGCTGCCGTCGAGATAACGGCGTGCGTCACGAATTCCGCCGCCGGTGTCCTGCAGGATGTCTTCCTGGCTGTAATGTACGCGAACGCCGAAACGCGACCCGTCGCCGACGTGCGCGCGGATCTGCTCACCGAGATGATGAAGATTGATCACGACCTCGTCGATTCCGGCGCGCTGCACGGAATCGAGCGCATATTCGATGAGCGGTTTTCCGCCGACGACCACGAGCGGTTTCGGCGTCGTGTCGGTAAGCGGGCGAAGCCGTTCGCCGCGCCCGGCCGCCAGGATCATCGCGCGAAGCCCGCCGGTTTCGTCGGCATTGCCGCTTTTGCCGTTGCTGCGTGCGGCCAACCTAGATCCGTTTTCCGGCGGCGGTGCGCGGCTGGTCCGGCGTGCGCGCGGGATCGCGTCCGGCGATCTCGAAGAGCTCGGCCGTCGCACCGACGCCTTCGCTGGTTGCAAGCAGGCGGCGCGCTGTCCGGCAGACCGCCGGTAGAAAACCGAGATAGTGCGGCTTGCCCTTCACTTCGTTCAGATAGTGAAAGCGACCGACGACCTTGAGCACGCGCT comes from the Candidatus Limnocylindrales bacterium genome and includes:
- a CDS encoding nucleotidyltransferase family protein, whose product is MAARSNGKSGNADETGGLRAMILAAGRGERLRPLTDTTPKPLVVVGGKPLIEYALDSVQRAGIDEVVINLHHLGEQIRAHVGDGSRFGVRVHYSQEDILQDTGGGIRDARRYLDGSTFVTMNSDTIVDVDLTEIVRVHRASGAIATMLLRKDPRMESFGIIETESDGRVGRFLGRARQGMQAPLEPWMYTGVQVLEPAVFRYLDYEGPFSITKLSYPAMLDAGEKITGLPFDGAWITVGTPAELEQAAKRIGAMQKRSLDNA